In Planctomycetota bacterium, the sequence CCACCGCTCCTCTTCGGCGGGGCCTGGCAGGACTGGTTCTACCGTTCACTCGTTCTACTCGTTATCGCCTGCCCTTGCGCCCTGGTCATCTCAACACCGGTGAGCATTGTGGCGGCGCTGACCGCCTCTGCTCGCAACGGCGTACTCATCAAGGGCGGGCTGTATGTTGAAGCTCCTTCTCGATTGGAAGCCATCGCCCTGGATAAGACTGGCACGTTGACGCAGGGCAAGCCCCAGGTTGTGGAGGTCGTGCCTCTCAGTGGCCACGACGAGGAAGAACTCCTTGTACGAGCCGCCGCGTTGGAAGCGCAGAGTACGCATCCTTTAGCTCGCGCGATCATAGCCTATGCCCGGCAGCGCGGCATTGCGGTCCAGCCCGCGCAGGGGTACCAGATCGTCCAGGGCAAAGGCGCGACCGGCCGCTTCAACGGGCAGGACTACTGGCTGGGGTCGCACCGTTATCTGGAAGAGCGCGGCCAGGAAACGAAGGAAGTTCACCAGCGGCTGGAGGCGCTGTCGGCAGAGGGCCGCACCGTTGTGGTGATTGGAAATGCGGATCACGTCTGCGGCTTCATCGCTCTCGCCGACACAGTGCGGCCCGGAGCCAAAGAGACGCTCTTGGCGTTGCGCGATGCCGGTATAAAGCACATCGTCATGCTCAGCGGGGATAACCGGGGAACTGCCGATGCCATCGCCCGTGAGACCGGAGTGAACGAAGTTCACGCCGAACTCCTGCCTGCGGACAAGGTGACAGCGGTGGAATCGCTTGTCGCCAAGTACGGTAGGGTTGCGATGGTCGGCGACGGTGTGAATGACGCCCCGGCGTTGGGCCGCGCAACGCTCGGCATCGCAATGGGTGCTGCCGGAAGCGACGCGGCGATTGAAACGGCCGATATCGCGCTCATGTCCGACGACCTTTCCAAGCTCCCCTGGCTGATTCGGCACTCGCGCCACACACTGGCAATCATTCGGCAGAACATCGGGTTTTCGTTGGCTGTCAAAGCTATCTTTGTCGTTCTGACATTTGCTGGCTATTCGTCGCTGTGGACGGCAATCGCGGCCGATACAGGCGCTTCACTGCTGGTGATCATGAATGGGCTGCGCCTGTTGCGTTCACCCCAGTCTGTGTGATTGCATGGAGAACAAGAATTGCACAGAGAAACCGACGCCAGTGAATTGCGAAGTTGTCCGATTCTTCATTTAGCCCTAGTCGGCCAGCGGCTGGCGATCTACGATTTCATCACCGACGTGCGGCATGCAAAAGATGAACGCAACCATCACGCCAGTTTAGACTTACCATCCTCCATTTGCCGTCGCAGATGACCTTCCCAACCCCGGACACCAGCGATAAAAAGTTCAATAGCCGTCTTGTCGCCCCGACTTGATGAGACAGAAAGCCCATCGTTCTTTCCGGCGGTGGGCTTTTTCTCGTTTGGCGGCAATGCTTTGCGCCCGGTTTGTGTTCACTTGGGCTTTGTCCAAGAGTCCAATCGGAATTGGCGGGGCGGTGGGCGACTTCATCGCAACCGTTTAATAACAAAGGAGTTGCGGAGTTCAAGCCTAGCCGCCAGTTTCGCGACAATCGGCAGATGCCGACTACCATCGCCGCCATGTCGGTGTTGGAACATTCGTCGGCCCTGCCGATCACTTTGTGATGACCGAGTCATCATGCGCACCAGCGAGACGACACCCCGCGAAGACTGCCCTCACTCACCAGAACGAGTATCTGTCGTAAAATCTTCCTAATGTGCGTCCGCGGAGGTGGAGCGAAAGGATTCTTGCGATGGCGGAAGTGACACCCACACAAGGGCGATATCTCGCGTACATTCACGCGTATACGGATAGCTTCGGTTTGCCGCCGGCGGAGTCGGAAATTGCCGACGCGATAGGCGTCTCGCCACCGTCGGTGAACCAAATGATGAAGACGCTCGAAAGGAAAGGGCTCATTCGACGACAGTCAGGCGTTCCACGTTCCATTGAGATTTTGGTCGTAGACGATGCCATCCCAAAATGGAGAGGCAAACGCATCACTCGTACGGTCAGGGAGTGGACTCTTGCCTGGCCGGACGCGCGCCACCTTGAACAGGCCAGCGACGGCAAGGCGGCGGTCT encodes:
- the cadA gene encoding cadmium-translocating P-type ATPase gives rise to the protein MVKGSPTFAFKIHGMDCAEEVAVLKREIGPVVGGEDHLSFDILNGRMTVAPAFADFSSEAVRQAVARTGMRAEDWQENAAELMDEGFWQRRGRTVLTAASGAFTALGFLVHVWTAGGFQSALGSEGNGVAHAVPLAVRVFYGMGILAGAWYILPKAWFAAGRLRPDMNLLMTVAVVGAVVIGEWFEASTVAFLFALSLTLESWSVGRARRAVAALMDLTPPTARLVRADGGEEEVSPESVTVGANFLVRPGERIPLDGRVLSGASEVNQAPITGESVQVPKTAGQEVFAGTINGDGALTVECTKPSGDTTLAHIIRLVGEAQSRRAPSEQWVEKFARVYTPAVMALALTVLIIPPLLFGGAWQDWFYRSLVLLVIACPCALVISTPVSIVAALTASARNGVLIKGGLYVEAPSRLEAIALDKTGTLTQGKPQVVEVVPLSGHDEEELLVRAAALEAQSTHPLARAIIAYARQRGIAVQPAQGYQIVQGKGATGRFNGQDYWLGSHRYLEERGQETKEVHQRLEALSAEGRTVVVIGNADHVCGFIALADTVRPGAKETLLALRDAGIKHIVMLSGDNRGTADAIARETGVNEVHAELLPADKVTAVESLVAKYGRVAMVGDGVNDAPALGRATLGIAMGAAGSDAAIETADIALMSDDLSKLPWLIRHSRHTLAIIRQNIGFSLAVKAIFVVLTFAGYSSLWTAIAADTGASLLVIMNGLRLLRSPQSV